From the Leptolyngbya sp. O-77 genome, one window contains:
- the cobJ gene encoding precorrin-3B C(17)-methyltransferase, with the protein MLFQDFQPIAAIAPTPYAVKSLQSLAEGGGVTLWVPADLATDELPCEVYQTTLRELVNTLWQTHRALVFGLATGAVVRLIGPLLQDKATDPAVLVVDGPGKVVISLCGGHQGGADRLTRAIAHLLNATPVLTGGANALGLPGIDVLGEPFGWRKGSGDWTGVSGAIARQDPVQVIQEAGSTLWQDHLPPDHPFSFGWDDPTEARAALPKPAARVWISPIQRRFADGAEGLADVPKVQWHPRVLWVGIGCERNTPRVVIEAAIADALRRHHLAEGAIAGLATLDLKADEVGLLELCSDRHLPLLTFSAETLRAVPVPTPSAVVESEVGTPSVAEAAAILAASRICQGDRQPQAFAPLRVSKQIFRFPDHPGAVTIAVAQAGQEYTGRTGRLWLVGTGPGRLEQITPAAQAAIASADVVIGYSLYINLVAALLRPGQIVEALPITQERQRAERAIALAQWGLTVAVISSGDCGIYGMAGLVLEQLQAQGWDGKTPAVQVFPGISALQAAASRVGAPLMHDFCAISLSDLLTPWPIIEQRLAAAAEADFVTALYNPKSQTRTEQIAIAQRIFLEHRAADTPVALVRAAYRDQEQITLTTLGQLLDCSIDMLTTVVIGNQSTRFHAGWMITPRGYLGFEQGT; encoded by the coding sequence TTGCTGTTTCAAGACTTTCAGCCGATTGCGGCGATCGCCCCCACTCCGTATGCTGTGAAATCGCTGCAATCGCTGGCGGAGGGCGGCGGAGTGACGCTCTGGGTTCCGGCAGACCTAGCGACGGATGAGTTGCCCTGTGAGGTGTACCAAACCACGCTGCGGGAATTGGTTAACACGCTCTGGCAAACGCATCGGGCCTTGGTGTTTGGGCTGGCGACGGGGGCGGTGGTGCGGCTGATCGGCCCGCTGCTGCAAGATAAGGCGACCGATCCGGCGGTGCTGGTGGTGGATGGCCCAGGCAAGGTGGTGATCAGCCTGTGTGGGGGGCATCAGGGCGGGGCCGATCGGCTGACGCGGGCGATCGCCCACTTGCTGAATGCCACCCCCGTTTTGACGGGCGGGGCTAATGCTTTGGGCTTGCCAGGCATCGACGTGCTGGGGGAACCGTTTGGCTGGCGCAAGGGCAGCGGCGATTGGACGGGCGTGAGTGGGGCGATCGCTCGTCAAGACCCTGTACAGGTCATCCAGGAAGCTGGGTCAACGCTGTGGCAAGACCATTTGCCGCCGGATCACCCCTTTAGCTTTGGCTGGGATGACCCAACAGAGGCGCGGGCAGCTTTGCCCAAGCCCGCTGCTCGCGTGTGGATTAGTCCTATTCAGCGACGCTTTGCAGACGGGGCAGAGGGGCTGGCCGATGTTCCCAAGGTGCAGTGGCATCCCCGCGTGCTGTGGGTGGGCATTGGCTGCGAACGGAACACACCGCGAGTGGTGATCGAAGCCGCCATTGCCGATGCGCTGCGGCGACATCACCTTGCAGAGGGGGCGATCGCCGGTCTGGCCACCCTCGACCTCAAAGCTGATGAGGTAGGGCTGCTGGAATTGTGCAGCGATCGCCATCTCCCCCTGCTCACTTTCTCTGCCGAAACCCTCCGCGCCGTCCCCGTCCCCACTCCCTCCGCCGTCGTCGAGTCGGAAGTGGGCACGCCCAGTGTCGCCGAAGCCGCTGCGATTCTAGCAGCCAGCCGGATATGCCAGGGCGACCGTCAACCCCAAGCCTTTGCCCCCCTTCGCGTTTCCAAGCAAATCTTCCGCTTCCCCGACCATCCTGGCGCAGTGACCATTGCCGTGGCTCAGGCGGGGCAGGAATACACTGGGCGTACTGGAAGACTGTGGCTGGTGGGCACAGGGCCCGGACGGTTGGAGCAGATTACGCCTGCGGCCCAGGCGGCGATCGCCTCGGCGGATGTGGTCATTGGCTATTCACTCTATATCAACTTGGTGGCGGCGTTGCTGCGTCCGGGGCAAATTGTCGAAGCACTGCCCATTACCCAGGAGCGGCAGCGGGCTGAACGGGCGATCGCCCTCGCCCAATGGGGGCTAACGGTGGCGGTGATTTCCTCCGGCGATTGCGGCATCTACGGCATGGCAGGGCTGGTGCTGGAGCAACTCCAGGCCCAGGGCTGGGACGGCAAAACGCCCGCAGTTCAGGTATTTCCCGGCATCTCGGCATTGCAGGCGGCGGCATCGCGGGTCGGCGCACCGCTGATGCACGACTTTTGCGCCATTAGCCTCAGTGACTTGCTCACGCCCTGGCCCATCATCGAACAGCGACTGGCAGCGGCAGCCGAAGCTGACTTTGTGACCGCGCTGTATAACCCCAAATCGCAAACGCGGACAGAGCAGATTGCGATCGCCCAGCGCATTTTTCTGGAACATCGGGCTGCTGATACGCCCGTAGCTCTGGTTCGCGCTGCCTATCGTGACCAGGAACAGATTACGCTGACCACCCTGGGACAACTGCTCGACTGCTCCATCGACATGCTCACCACCGTCGTCATCGGCAACCAAAGCACCCGCTTCCACGCAGGCTGGATGATCACACCACGGGGCTATTTAGGGTTTGAGCAGGGAACATAA